The following is a genomic window from Crossiella equi.
AGCGGGCGTGGATCGCCTTCAGCTGAGGTAGCCCCGGTGGCCCGGACCCGGTCCGGGCCACCGGCTTGTCCTGTTCCCTCCTCGGGACGCCGCCCTGCGGAGGTTCTCCGGCCTCTGCGAGGAGCCGGTTGCCCGGCCGACCGCCCGCTGCCGGGAGGTGGGCCCCGGGAGGTGGGCCCCGGGGGGTGGGCCGAGGCCCGGTGGCGGGCCGGTGACGAGGAGCCCCCGGCCGCCCCACCGCTTCCACACGCGGAACGAAATCCGCTCCCGGCAAAGTTCCTGCCGCGCCGCCACGGACGGGTGAAGCTCCGGGGCGGCTGGTTCGGGCTGTCGGTATATATCGCGGCACTGTATATTCAGTCCCATGGACGGGCTTTCGGAGCAGGCGTTTCTGGTGCTCACCGCGTTGGTGGAGGGGCCTCGGCACGGGTATGGCCTCATCCAGGAGGTGGCGGAGCTGTCCGGGGGGCGGGTTCGGCTTGCCGCCGGGACGCTGTACGGGGTGTTGGAGCGGTTGGTGCGGCAGGGGCTGGTGGAGCTCGAGCGGGAGGAGGTGGAGAACAGCCGGTTGCGGCGGTACTACCGGCTCACCGACGAGGGGGCCAGGGCGGTGCGGGCCGTGGCCGATCGGATGGCGGAGGGGGCCCGGGTCGCCCGGCAGCGGTTGCGGCGGCGTGAGGGGGGTGCCGCCTCGGCCGGGTTCGCCGGGTGAGGGGTGACGGGTCGGCTGGTCGGGGAGAGGAGTGGCTGTGGACAGTGGTGAGGCCGTGCGGGACGGGTTGCGGCGGCTGGTGCGCGTGCTGCCGCCGGACTACCTCCGCGACTACGGCGAGGACCTGGTGAGCACCCTCGCCGACGCCGTCGACGAGACCGGGGTGCTGCCCCTGCGGGAGCGGCTGGCCGTGTGGTGGCTCGCCGTGCGGTTGCGGCTGGTCACGCCAGTCAGCACCGCCGCCGGGGCCGCGCTGCTCATGGCACTGGTGGCGGTGCACGCCGGGGGTGCGCTGGCCCGGGTGGCCTGGGCGCTCGGGTTCGGGCTCGTGGTGCCCGACGACGTGCCGCTCAGCGCCGACCTGCCCGCGGTCTGGCGGCGGATGGTGGTCGAGGACATCGGGTTCGGGATCGCCTGGGGGCTCGTGCTGGTCGGGTTGTGGCGGGGCTGGCGGTACGCCGCCGGGGCCGCCGCGGTCCTCGCGGTCGTGCCCCTGCTGGTGTCGGTGTTGATGTCCGGGTTCTTCCCGACGGCGCCCGGCCTGCTCAGGCTGGCCACCGGGGTGGTCGCGCTCGCGGCCGGGCGGTCCCGGCTCGCCGTGCCCGGTACCCCCTGGGCCTGGGGTGCGGC
Proteins encoded in this region:
- a CDS encoding PadR family transcriptional regulator yields the protein MDGLSEQAFLVLTALVEGPRHGYGLIQEVAELSGGRVRLAAGTLYGVLERLVRQGLVELEREEVENSRLRRYYRLTDEGARAVRAVADRMAEGARVARQRLRRREGGAASAGFAG